DNA from Colletotrichum higginsianum IMI 349063 chromosome 7 map unlocalized unitig_7, whole genome shotgun sequence:
accaaggagaaggaggctgcCGACTGGAAGGTTCGTTAGCATTCTGTCCACCGATGTCGGCCATCAAAGTCCCCGACCCGGTTCTAACGTGCATCCCTTCAGGACAAGTGCTTGCGCACCATCGCCGACTTCCGCAACCTCCAGGACCGCACACAGCGCGAGGTCAAGCAGGCGCGCGACTTCGCCCTGCAGAAGTTCTCCAAGGACCTCATCGACAGcatcgacaacctcgaccgCGCCCTCTCCATGGTGCCCcaggagaagctcaaggcccccgagaagacgggcgacCTCCAGGACCTCGCCAACCTGTACGAGGGTCTCAAGATGACCGACGATATCCTCATGTCGACGCTCAAGAAGCACGGCATCGAACGCTTCAGCCCCGAGGGTGAGAAGTTCAACCCCAACGAGCACGACGCCACCTTCATGGCGCCTCAGCCCGACAAGGAGGACAACACCGTCTTCCACGTCCAGCAGAAGGGCTTCAAGCTCAACGGCCGCGTGCTGCGTGCCGCCaaggtcggcgtcgtcaagaACGCTTAAAGCAATCTTCACGACTATCTCGACTCCAAACCGACCTCTCAAGATAGAGGTCTTGTTCCAAAACCATGGGGGCTGGTTGGCCGCCGCTGGAAGCGTCGGCGGCTTTTGCAGCACTCTCTGTATTATTATGTTCTACGATATTTTCTCGATTCCCGGAACAGCGAACTGGGCGTTCCGGTCGGTGTATAATGCTCCTCTCATGATGTGACAATAGCATGGCGGAAAAAAAATCCAAGGGGGCCGCGAATGGAAGGCCTTTTTTGCTGGacgaaaaaagaagaaacgGATAGAATCTGGATAC
Protein-coding regions in this window:
- a CDS encoding GrpE protein-like protein, giving the protein MFRQAIATSSRAVRSGLRTQTPKSVFQNQFQSSPAFRIRAAQPAVARWYSDAKETPEAPKEGEKPADDAESALKKQLETKEKEAADWKDKCLRTIADFRNLQDRTQREVKQARDFALQKFSKDLIDSIDNLDRALSMVPQEKLKAPEKTGDLQDLANLYEGLKMTDDILMSTLKKHGIERFSPEGEKFNPNEHDATFMAPQPDKEDNTVFHVQQKGFKLNGRVLRAAKVGVVKNA